Proteins co-encoded in one Christiangramia fulva genomic window:
- the ahcY gene encoding adenosylhomocysteinase has translation MSTKTVPYTAYKVKDIELAEYGRREIELAEAEMPGLMALREEYGKQKPLKGARIAGCLHMTIQTAVLIETLVELGAEVTWSSCNIFSTQDHAAAAIAAAGIPVYAWKGMTEEEFNWCIEQTLFFGEERKPLNMILDDGGDLTNMVLDNYPELAEGIKGLSEETTTGVHRLYERMKKGTLPMPAINVNDSVTKSKFDNKYGCRESAVDAIRRATDVMLAGKRVVVCGYGDVGKGTAQSFKGAGSIVTITEIDPICALQAAMDGFEVKRLETVLPKADIVITTTGNKDIVRAEHFEAMKDKTIVANIGHFDNEIAVAWLNKNFGDTKVEIKPQVDKYTINGKDIILLAEGRLVNLGCATGHPSFVMSNSFTNQTLAQIELWNNTDKYKNEVYMLPKHLDEKVAKLHLERIGVELTELRPDQAEYIGVEVKGPFKPEYYRY, from the coding sequence ATGTCGACTAAAACAGTACCGTATACTGCCTATAAAGTAAAAGATATTGAGCTTGCCGAATATGGACGCCGTGAAATTGAGCTTGCAGAAGCTGAAATGCCCGGATTGATGGCTCTTCGCGAAGAATACGGAAAACAAAAGCCTCTAAAAGGAGCGCGTATTGCCGGTTGTTTACATATGACCATTCAAACGGCGGTTCTTATTGAAACGCTGGTAGAGCTTGGTGCTGAGGTCACCTGGAGTTCCTGTAATATTTTCTCTACTCAAGACCATGCCGCAGCCGCTATCGCCGCTGCCGGTATCCCTGTCTATGCCTGGAAAGGAATGACCGAAGAAGAATTTAACTGGTGTATTGAGCAGACTCTTTTCTTTGGAGAAGAACGCAAGCCGTTGAATATGATCCTTGACGATGGGGGGGATCTTACCAATATGGTTTTGGATAATTATCCGGAACTTGCTGAAGGAATCAAAGGACTTTCTGAAGAAACTACCACCGGGGTTCACAGGTTATATGAGCGCATGAAAAAGGGAACGCTTCCTATGCCGGCCATTAACGTGAATGATTCGGTTACAAAATCAAAATTTGACAATAAATATGGTTGTCGTGAGAGCGCTGTGGATGCGATTCGTCGTGCTACCGATGTAATGCTCGCCGGAAAACGTGTGGTTGTTTGTGGTTATGGTGATGTTGGAAAAGGAACGGCCCAATCTTTCAAAGGTGCAGGTTCTATTGTTACTATCACCGAAATTGACCCAATTTGTGCCTTGCAGGCCGCTATGGACGGATTTGAGGTGAAAAGATTGGAAACCGTGCTTCCAAAAGCCGATATTGTGATCACTACCACCGGAAATAAAGATATTGTTCGGGCAGAGCATTTCGAAGCTATGAAAGATAAGACCATTGTTGCCAATATTGGTCATTTTGACAATGAGATCGCGGTGGCATGGTTAAATAAGAATTTTGGTGATACTAAAGTGGAGATCAAACCACAGGTAGACAAATATACCATCAACGGAAAAGATATCATTCTTCTTGCCGAAGGTCGCCTTGTAAACCTTGGTTGCGCGACAGGGCATCCAAGTTTTGTAATGAGCAACTCTTTCACAAACCAGACGTTGGCGCAAATTGAACTTTGGAATAATACCGATAAGTATAAGAATGAAGTTTATATGCTGCCTAAACATCTGGATGAAAAAGTGGCTAAACTTCACCTGGAAAGAATTGGAGTGGAGCTTACCGAGCTTCGACCCGACCAGGCCGAATATATTGGAGTGGAAGTAAAAGGACCTTTCAAACCAGAATATTACAGGTATTAA
- a CDS encoding geranylgeranylglyceryl/heptaprenylglyceryl phosphate synthase, with protein MIQLQQCYSEIKQAAAGNRKMLAVLIDPEKFVESEASDFFQNLPKETSFLLVGGSTVKSGRTCEVVKFLKNISGLPIILFPGDQNQISPHADALLFLILISGRNPEYLIEQQVRSVNRIKNTNLEIIPTGYILIDGGRECAVHRVSNTKPLPQNDIESIVNTALAGQYSGNKLIYLEAGSGAKNPVSAEIIKAVRKEISIPLIVGGGIRSAEQLKNAYDAGADLVVIGTAFENGSFEE; from the coding sequence GTGATACAACTTCAGCAGTGTTATTCCGAAATCAAGCAGGCAGCAGCCGGTAACAGAAAAATGCTGGCGGTACTTATCGATCCCGAAAAGTTTGTTGAAAGTGAAGCTTCCGATTTTTTTCAGAATTTACCAAAAGAAACTTCTTTTTTGCTGGTGGGCGGCAGTACCGTAAAAAGCGGCCGCACCTGCGAAGTTGTGAAATTCCTGAAAAATATCAGCGGGTTACCCATCATTCTTTTTCCGGGTGACCAGAATCAGATTTCCCCACACGCCGATGCCCTTCTTTTTTTAATCCTGATTTCAGGAAGAAACCCTGAATATCTCATCGAACAGCAGGTACGCTCGGTAAACAGGATCAAAAACACAAATCTTGAAATCATTCCTACGGGTTATATTCTTATTGACGGCGGAAGGGAATGCGCAGTGCACCGGGTAAGCAATACCAAACCTTTACCGCAAAACGACATTGAAAGCATTGTTAATACAGCTCTTGCCGGACAATATTCCGGAAATAAGCTTATTTATCTTGAAGCCGGAAGCGGTGCAAAAAATCCTGTATCTGCGGAAATAATTAAAGCGGTTCGAAAGGAAATTTCCATTCCTTTGATCGTGGGCGGCGGAATTAGATCTGCGGAACAGCTGAAAAATGCGTATGATGCGGGAGCCGACCTGGTAGTGATTGGAACTGCCTTTGAAAACGGCAGTTTTGAGGAGTGA
- a CDS encoding DUF4301 family protein: protein MNFSEKDIQQIEEKGLSTSEVEEQIRIFKRGNIKVNITEAATVGKGISKIDEKEKKELISFYDSEKEKHSILKFVPASGAATRMFKALHNFNDEFDPKKQSLKEYLDEKGDQDLQRFFTKMEQLPFYDHAIEKAKKNYPDFDKKSDAEKDKIFVEIVLEPEGLYLSNLPKGLVPFHKYDTHIATAFEEHLFEAAKYITVNGIAKLHFTVAEGDKEKFQREWRQIQERIERKTGVKFDIQYSYQDPKTDTIAVDDDFEPFRTTEDELFFRPGGHGALIDNLNNLQEEIVFLKNIDNVVTEEHVDFVSDFKKMLGGKLFRIQEAIFEYLNMLDSEEVSENKLSEIISFLEKELFIKSESGNFSASRIKEILHRPLRVCGMVKNEGEPGGGPFLVKDADGDISLQIIEGAQIDEDNPEQVKTAKEATHFSPVDIVCGLRDHQGKEFDLHQYVDEDMSFIADKTKDGKPLKALERPGLWNGGMAKWNTVFVEVPVETFNPVKSVADLLKDSHQPG, encoded by the coding sequence GTGAATTTCAGTGAAAAGGATATTCAGCAAATAGAAGAAAAAGGATTAAGCACTTCTGAAGTCGAAGAGCAGATCAGGATTTTCAAAAGAGGCAATATTAAAGTGAATATCACAGAGGCTGCCACCGTTGGGAAGGGAATCAGCAAAATTGATGAAAAAGAGAAAAAAGAGCTAATCTCCTTTTACGATTCTGAAAAAGAGAAGCACAGCATTCTCAAATTCGTTCCGGCATCAGGTGCGGCTACAAGAATGTTCAAGGCCCTTCATAATTTCAATGACGAATTTGACCCAAAAAAACAAAGTCTTAAGGAATATCTTGATGAAAAAGGAGACCAGGATCTCCAGCGTTTTTTCACCAAAATGGAACAGCTGCCGTTTTACGATCATGCGATAGAAAAGGCGAAAAAAAATTATCCTGATTTCGACAAAAAATCAGATGCTGAAAAAGACAAGATCTTCGTGGAAATCGTTTTGGAACCCGAGGGGCTTTACCTCAGCAACCTCCCCAAAGGCCTCGTGCCTTTCCACAAATATGATACTCATATTGCCACCGCCTTTGAAGAACATCTTTTTGAAGCCGCTAAATATATAACGGTAAATGGGATCGCGAAACTTCATTTTACGGTGGCCGAAGGCGATAAGGAAAAATTCCAGCGGGAATGGAGACAGATACAGGAGCGAATCGAAAGGAAAACGGGTGTAAAATTTGATATACAATATTCCTATCAGGATCCTAAAACCGATACCATTGCAGTAGACGATGATTTTGAACCTTTTCGCACCACTGAAGATGAACTATTCTTTCGTCCCGGCGGTCATGGCGCATTGATCGATAACCTGAACAATCTTCAGGAAGAAATTGTATTCTTAAAAAATATCGATAATGTGGTCACCGAAGAACATGTTGATTTTGTATCCGATTTCAAAAAAATGCTCGGTGGGAAATTGTTCAGGATACAGGAGGCCATCTTTGAATATTTAAATATGCTCGACAGCGAAGAGGTTTCAGAAAATAAACTTTCCGAGATCATCAGCTTTTTAGAAAAGGAACTTTTTATCAAATCGGAATCCGGCAATTTTTCAGCTTCTAGAATAAAAGAAATCCTTCACCGTCCACTTCGTGTTTGCGGAATGGTTAAAAATGAAGGCGAACCCGGGGGCGGCCCATTCCTGGTAAAAGACGCTGATGGCGATATTTCTCTTCAAATAATTGAAGGAGCGCAGATTGACGAAGACAATCCCGAACAGGTAAAAACGGCCAAAGAAGCTACGCATTTTAGTCCGGTAGATATTGTGTGCGGGCTACGGGACCACCAGGGGAAAGAATTCGACCTTCATCAATATGTTGATGAAGACATGAGTTTTATCGCCGATAAGACTAAAGACGGGAAACCGCTGAAAGCACTGGAGCGTCCCGGCCTCTGGAACGGCGGAATGGCAAAATGGAATACCGTTTTCGTGGAAGTACCCGTGGAAACCTTCAATCCGGTTAAATCAGTAGCCGATCTTTTAAAAGATTCTCACCAGCCAGGCTGA
- a CDS encoding VOC family protein — protein sequence MKPKNPVVWFEIYVNDIKRARKFYETVFNYEFSELGNPADESFQMLAFPSDPETKNMAAGALVYHKDTSAGANSTIVYFHSKDCSVEEARVENAGGEVFRPKMSIGQYGFISLVKDTEGNMIGIHSME from the coding sequence ATGAAACCTAAAAATCCTGTCGTCTGGTTTGAAATCTATGTAAATGATATTAAGAGAGCACGAAAATTTTATGAAACTGTCTTCAATTATGAATTTTCAGAATTAGGAAATCCTGCTGATGAGTCCTTCCAGATGCTGGCTTTTCCCAGCGATCCCGAAACCAAAAATATGGCGGCAGGAGCTCTTGTTTACCATAAAGACACTTCTGCAGGCGCAAACAGCACCATTGTTTATTTCCACAGTAAAGATTGCAGCGTAGAGGAAGCCCGCGTGGAAAATGCCGGCGGCGAGGTTTTCAGGCCCAAAATGTCTATTGGCCAGTATGGTTTTATCAGCCTTGTTAAAGATACCGAAGGCAATATGATTGGTATCCATTCAATGGAATAA
- the pnuC gene encoding nicotinamide riboside transporter PnuC encodes MQQIFDFFLDPYKNASLTSIILEIIVFVFGILSVYYSKKENILVYPTGLIATVLTVYLLYKAGYYGDMMMNFYYSVMSIYGWWNWSRKKGGEYVVPITRTNTREKVIGFGLFLLTMLVTYGVYRAFGYEIETANYIDIFTSGVFFTAMWYMAIKKLENWTLWIFADLITVPLYAYRGLGMLALQYVIFTILAIQGYIVWKKSLDKGHVTA; translated from the coding sequence ATGCAGCAGATTTTTGATTTTTTCCTTGATCCCTATAAAAATGCCTCGCTCACCTCGATAATCCTTGAAATAATAGTTTTCGTTTTTGGGATCCTGAGCGTTTATTATTCAAAAAAGGAAAATATCCTGGTCTATCCCACAGGCCTCATTGCGACCGTGCTAACCGTTTATCTGCTATACAAAGCCGGTTATTACGGTGACATGATGATGAATTTTTATTACTCGGTTATGAGCATTTACGGCTGGTGGAACTGGTCCCGTAAAAAAGGTGGCGAATATGTGGTGCCCATAACACGCACCAATACCCGTGAGAAAGTCATCGGTTTTGGTTTATTCCTATTAACCATGCTGGTCACCTACGGAGTTTATCGGGCTTTTGGCTATGAGATAGAAACCGCAAATTATATAGATATTTTTACCTCAGGCGTGTTCTTTACCGCCATGTGGTATATGGCGATTAAAAAACTGGAAAACTGGACGCTGTGGATCTTTGCCGATCTTATTACCGTGCCGCTCTACGCCTACAGAGGGCTGGGAATGCTCGCCCTGCAGTACGTTATTTTCACCATTCTGGCTATCCAGGGTTATATTGTATGGAAGAAAAGCTTAGACAAAGGCCATGTAACTGCCTGA
- a CDS encoding 4'-phosphopantetheinyl transferase family protein → MPLFKTITVDQHTKVFIWKVEESFEWLAEGVDLTKHCQKRVSGMKSEIHRRGFMSIRHLMAEAGYTDSDLYYDELGKPHLKDEKYISITHSFNFTAIIIGDDHVGIDIEKQRDKILKIANKFTPLDEYHTLANEDALVRKLTIVWGAKEAVYKLMAEPGLGFLQHINVTDFDFEDTKTTAKVTFNGKQSWYDIDFLEFENFTCVYARPLKKERSK, encoded by the coding sequence ATGCCTCTTTTCAAAACTATAACAGTTGACCAACACACTAAAGTCTTCATATGGAAGGTAGAAGAATCGTTTGAATGGCTGGCGGAAGGTGTTGATCTAACCAAGCATTGCCAGAAAAGAGTTTCAGGCATGAAATCGGAAATTCACCGCCGCGGATTCATGAGCATTCGGCATTTGATGGCCGAAGCCGGTTATACCGATTCCGATCTTTATTATGACGAACTGGGGAAACCGCATTTAAAGGACGAGAAATACATTTCGATCACCCATTCGTTCAATTTCACCGCGATCATTATCGGCGACGATCATGTGGGGATAGATATTGAAAAACAGCGCGATAAAATTCTGAAAATCGCCAATAAGTTTACGCCTCTCGATGAATACCATACGCTGGCCAATGAGGATGCCCTGGTCCGTAAACTCACGATCGTCTGGGGAGCGAAAGAAGCAGTGTACAAACTGATGGCCGAGCCGGGCCTTGGTTTCCTGCAGCACATCAATGTGACCGATTTCGATTTTGAAGATACAAAGACCACGGCCAAGGTGACCTTTAACGGAAAGCAATCCTGGTACGACATCGATTTCCTGGAATTTGAAAATTTCACCTGTGTTTATGCGCGACCACTAAAAAAAGAAAGATCAAAGTGA
- a CDS encoding AAA family ATPase, with product MEEKLRQRPCNCLKIVLFGPESTGKTTLSEDLGRYFGEPVVPEFMRDYLQKVWDNEKRICEPRDILPIAKGQMQLENQFSEEAEKLLISDTNLLELKVYSEAYYQGYCDPQLLKPALNNHYDFYFLTYIDVPWTPDDLRDKPHDREGMFQRFENELKRQNFPYMILKGNREERLQKAVVKINQLLKSKIS from the coding sequence ATGGAAGAAAAGCTTAGACAAAGGCCATGTAACTGCCTGAAAATTGTACTTTTTGGACCGGAATCTACCGGAAAGACCACTCTTTCAGAAGATCTGGGCAGATACTTCGGTGAACCGGTGGTGCCTGAGTTCATGCGTGATTATCTTCAGAAAGTATGGGATAATGAAAAACGCATCTGCGAACCTCGCGATATTCTTCCAATTGCAAAAGGCCAGATGCAGCTGGAAAACCAATTTTCCGAAGAAGCTGAAAAGCTACTCATCAGTGATACGAACCTGTTGGAATTAAAAGTATATTCCGAAGCCTATTATCAGGGATACTGCGACCCCCAACTTCTTAAACCTGCGTTAAACAACCACTACGATTTCTACTTTTTGACGTATATTGATGTGCCCTGGACTCCTGACGATCTTAGGGACAAGCCACACGACCGTGAAGGCATGTTTCAACGTTTTGAAAATGAGCTGAAACGGCAAAATTTCCCTTACATGATCTTAAAAGGAAACCGGGAGGAACGGCTGCAAAAAGCAGTAGTAAAAATCAACCAACTCTTAAAAAGTAAAATATCGTGA
- a CDS encoding YkoF family thiamine/hydroxymethylpyrimidine-binding protein, giving the protein MKISVELTLTPIQDDFEPAIINFIKKMRESGLTVKENPLSTQVYGDYDEVMSLLNKEIKNAFEAIERGLIYVKIVKSDRSDYAADF; this is encoded by the coding sequence ATGAAAATTTCAGTAGAATTAACCCTTACTCCAATTCAGGACGATTTTGAACCGGCGATCATCAATTTCATCAAAAAGATGAGGGAATCGGGTCTTACCGTAAAGGAAAATCCTTTAAGCACACAGGTTTACGGCGATTACGATGAAGTGATGAGCCTTTTAAACAAAGAAATAAAAAATGCTTTTGAAGCGATCGAGCGCGGACTCATTTATGTTAAGATCGTAAAATCTGACCGAAGCGACTATGCAGCAGATTTTTGA
- a CDS encoding sigma-54-dependent transcriptional regulator, whose product MSKVLVVEDDVAFGTMLKTFLEKRDYKVNLVYSAEEAFKSISSTNFDLVLTDVRLPDYDGLEILKKVKEKDASTAVIIMTSYAEISMAVKAMKEGAFDYVSKPFRPESILQTIKNALSTTQVKPEKTEKTKKPVKKSSSSSVENLDLIQGVSEPSRRLNDYVELVAPTNMSVLITGESGTGKEQIAKSIHLQSKRHNAPFIAVDCGAIPKEIASSEFFGHIKGSFTGAINDKTGHFEAANGGTLFLDEIGNLSYELQVQLLRALQERRVKPVGSNTEIEVDIRVVTATNEDLSKAVKEGEFREDLYHRLNEFSIKVPALRERREDLMLFANHFLEEANEDLEKNVLGFTDEAIHAFRNYNWPGNLRELKNMVKRAVLLTKDDLIPLKVLPHEIASSSRTSENDYGLFKNKNEEQLILDALEKTGGNKSKAARMLSIDRKTLYNKLKQYGIKL is encoded by the coding sequence ATGTCTAAAGTACTGGTTGTAGAAGACGATGTCGCCTTTGGCACCATGTTAAAAACATTCCTGGAAAAAAGAGATTATAAGGTAAATCTCGTGTATTCGGCTGAAGAGGCCTTTAAAAGCATTTCCTCTACTAATTTTGACCTGGTTCTTACCGATGTACGCCTGCCCGATTACGACGGACTCGAAATTCTTAAAAAAGTTAAAGAAAAAGATGCATCCACGGCAGTGATCATCATGACCAGTTATGCCGAAATAAGTATGGCCGTAAAAGCTATGAAAGAAGGAGCTTTTGATTATGTTTCAAAACCTTTCAGGCCTGAATCCATACTTCAAACTATTAAAAATGCTCTTTCTACCACTCAGGTAAAACCGGAAAAGACTGAAAAAACTAAAAAACCCGTTAAAAAAAGCAGTAGTTCTTCCGTAGAAAACCTGGACCTCATACAGGGTGTGAGTGAACCTTCGCGGCGCCTGAACGATTACGTTGAGCTGGTTGCCCCTACCAATATGTCGGTTTTGATCACTGGCGAGAGCGGAACCGGTAAAGAGCAGATCGCCAAAAGCATCCATCTTCAAAGTAAAAGGCATAATGCGCCGTTCATAGCTGTAGACTGCGGGGCAATTCCCAAAGAGATCGCTTCGAGCGAGTTTTTTGGGCATATTAAAGGTTCCTTTACGGGAGCAATTAACGATAAAACCGGGCATTTTGAAGCTGCCAATGGGGGAACGCTTTTTCTTGATGAAATTGGAAATCTCTCCTATGAGCTACAGGTGCAGTTGCTGCGAGCGCTTCAGGAAAGAAGGGTAAAACCCGTGGGCAGTAACACCGAAATTGAAGTAGATATCCGCGTGGTAACTGCTACTAATGAAGATCTGTCAAAAGCTGTTAAAGAAGGAGAATTCAGGGAAGATTTGTACCACCGGCTGAACGAGTTTTCAATAAAAGTTCCGGCGTTAAGGGAGCGCAGGGAAGATCTTATGCTCTTTGCTAACCACTTTCTTGAAGAGGCCAATGAAGATCTGGAGAAAAATGTTTTGGGTTTTACCGATGAAGCCATTCATGCTTTCAGAAATTATAACTGGCCAGGAAATTTAAGGGAGTTGAAGAATATGGTCAAAAGGGCGGTGCTTCTCACTAAAGACGATCTTATTCCGCTTAAGGTGTTGCCACATGAAATTGCCTCTTCCAGCCGTACTTCTGAAAATGATTACGGACTCTTCAAAAATAAAAATGAAGAACAGCTAATTTTAGATGCGCTTGAAAAAACCGGCGGCAATAAAAGTAAGGCGGCAAGAATGCTTTCTATCGACAGGAAAACCCTTTATAATAAACTGAAACAATACGGCATCAAACTGTAA
- the arfB gene encoding alternative ribosome rescue aminoacyl-tRNA hydrolase ArfB, which produces MDEEKIVRELDFKAVRSSGPGGQHANKTATRVELSFDLQNSEALNEDEKSRISRKLANRINSEGILKMASEESRSQHSNKEIVIQNFLNEIKGALKKPKKRKKTKPTRASKIKRLKEKKKKAEIKANRKDPLK; this is translated from the coding sequence ATGGACGAAGAAAAGATCGTCAGAGAACTTGATTTCAAAGCTGTAAGAAGCTCTGGCCCGGGAGGGCAGCACGCTAATAAAACAGCCACCAGGGTGGAACTGAGCTTTGATCTTCAGAATTCTGAAGCTTTAAATGAAGATGAAAAAAGCCGAATTTCGAGGAAATTGGCGAATCGCATTAATAGTGAGGGTATTTTGAAAATGGCCAGCGAAGAAAGCCGGAGTCAGCACTCCAATAAGGAGATCGTGATTCAGAATTTTCTCAACGAAATAAAAGGAGCGCTGAAAAAACCTAAAAAGAGGAAAAAGACGAAACCCACCAGAGCTTCAAAAATTAAAAGATTGAAAGAAAAAAAGAAAAAAGCCGAGATAAAGGCAAACAGGAAAGATCCTTTGAAGTAA
- a CDS encoding ATP-binding protein, which yields MEQMGTHRRSITVKVIAGYLIVAILAAVAVWFIYSQVKQYSEIAQSNSENNKQLILVSEITTDLNQSENISRRLIQTGEEEELDRYKNQIDTIKSKLFKLKAEYQNLALENEVDSITKLLDQKSENLRELDSLRSSERNTNYYSKALRELQNIDASFSDYNYKNRFRNLKPYQRDVLIKLLEYSRKDNAEQLTNQRLDSIVKSVKKVLTELEYANRQFQNEVNRKEIQLLNNDMILNQRLRNLLSDLEIKERQNSMDRAENFQNILQKTADIIIGGGLVIGIIILFFIVNILRDITKSQRYRAQLEEAKQFAESLLVSREQFMAAITHDLRSPLTTVMGYTDLMLKTGVNERQAHYIHQIKKSSEFILRLVNDLLDLSKLEAGKMLVEELPFNPKKLIEDTIGNVIPAEKKKDVKIETSLSAETDVQVKSDPFRIKQILANLLSNAWKFTDEGSIVVSSSLEKKSGNTKILRISVKDSGIGISEEKLESIFEEFSQENSSIEKRFGGSGLGLAITKRLTELMEGEIKVESRQGEGSTFSIFIPVKISEKREEENKPKPSGRKEIQVQGTLGKKALVVDDEPGQLSLSSEICKGMGLKTDTAVNGKLAWGKLQKNQYDIVLTDIQMPVMDGFNLIEKIRQDEKLNHLKVIALSGRKEVKAETYTSAGFDRSLHKPYQPEDLKKVVAELLRLEVKEISEKPQSRKVQKADANYDLSEIFEFSGKDKSAMQTIIQAFLEGAGKGIDELKEAQKSGDKEQLGKIAHRMLPMLRQMSAIHITPTLQKLESHEEVGKSEFESMEESLRSLMKDLEAEITV from the coding sequence ATGGAGCAGATGGGAACCCATAGAAGATCTATTACCGTTAAAGTTATTGCCGGCTATCTTATCGTGGCCATTTTGGCCGCGGTGGCGGTTTGGTTCATTTACAGCCAGGTAAAGCAGTATTCTGAAATTGCCCAGTCGAATTCAGAAAATAACAAGCAGCTTATTCTGGTAAGTGAGATCACCACAGACCTGAACCAGTCAGAAAATATCAGTCGCCGTCTTATACAAACCGGGGAAGAGGAGGAGCTCGACCGTTACAAGAACCAGATCGATACGATCAAATCAAAACTTTTTAAACTAAAGGCCGAATATCAAAATCTGGCGCTGGAAAATGAAGTAGACAGCATCACTAAACTGCTGGACCAAAAAAGTGAAAACCTGCGGGAATTAGACAGTCTTCGCAGTTCCGAAAGAAACACCAATTACTATTCAAAAGCGCTCCGGGAATTGCAAAATATTGATGCTTCTTTTTCAGATTATAATTATAAAAACCGCTTCCGAAACTTAAAACCATACCAGCGTGATGTTCTTATTAAATTACTGGAGTATTCGAGAAAAGACAATGCCGAGCAGCTCACCAACCAGCGCCTGGATTCCATTGTAAAATCTGTTAAAAAAGTTTTAACCGAACTGGAGTATGCCAACCGGCAGTTTCAGAATGAGGTAAATCGAAAAGAAATTCAGCTGCTTAACAACGATATGATTCTTAATCAGCGGTTGCGCAACCTGCTTTCTGATCTGGAGATCAAGGAACGTCAGAATTCAATGGATAGGGCTGAGAATTTTCAGAATATTTTGCAGAAAACTGCCGATATCATTATCGGTGGCGGCCTTGTCATTGGCATAATAATCCTGTTTTTTATCGTCAATATTTTAAGGGATATTACTAAAAGTCAGCGTTACCGAGCCCAGCTTGAAGAGGCCAAACAATTTGCGGAATCCCTTCTTGTTAGCCGGGAACAATTTATGGCTGCGATCACGCATGATCTTCGAAGCCCGCTGACAACCGTGATGGGATATACCGATCTCATGCTGAAAACCGGTGTGAATGAAAGGCAGGCGCATTATATTCATCAAATCAAGAAATCTTCAGAATTTATCCTTCGGCTGGTAAATGATCTTCTGGATCTTTCTAAACTGGAAGCCGGGAAAATGCTGGTGGAAGAACTTCCTTTTAATCCGAAGAAACTTATTGAAGATACCATTGGAAATGTAATTCCTGCCGAAAAGAAAAAAGATGTAAAAATTGAAACCAGTCTTTCGGCCGAAACAGATGTGCAGGTGAAAAGCGATCCCTTTCGTATCAAGCAGATCCTTGCCAACCTTTTATCAAATGCTTGGAAGTTTACTGATGAGGGAAGCATAGTGGTGAGTAGCAGCCTGGAGAAGAAATCGGGGAACACCAAAATACTGCGAATTTCGGTAAAAGATTCCGGTATTGGGATTTCAGAAGAAAAGCTGGAAAGCATTTTCGAGGAATTTTCTCAGGAAAACAGCAGTATTGAAAAACGATTTGGCGGTTCCGGCCTTGGCCTGGCGATTACCAAACGCCTTACCGAATTGATGGAAGGTGAAATAAAAGTGGAAAGTCGGCAGGGAGAGGGAAGTACCTTTAGTATTTTCATTCCCGTTAAAATTTCGGAAAAAAGGGAAGAAGAAAACAAGCCCAAGCCTTCTGGAAGAAAAGAAATTCAGGTTCAGGGAACTTTGGGAAAAAAGGCTCTGGTGGTCGATGATGAACCGGGACAACTATCGCTGTCTTCCGAAATTTGTAAAGGAATGGGCTTAAAAACAGATACTGCCGTGAACGGTAAACTGGCCTGGGGAAAACTTCAAAAAAATCAATACGATATTGTGTTGACCGATATACAAATGCCGGTCATGGATGGCTTTAACCTCATCGAAAAAATTCGGCAGGACGAAAAATTAAATCATTTAAAAGTGATCGCCCTTTCCGGACGTAAGGAAGTAAAAGCTGAGACCTATACCAGTGCCGGATTTGACAGGAGCCTTCACAAACCTTATCAGCCTGAAGATCTGAAAAAGGTGGTGGCAGAACTGCTTCGGTTGGAGGTTAAGGAAATTTCAGAAAAACCACAAAGCCGAAAAGTCCAAAAAGCTGACGCCAATTATGATCTCAGCGAAATCTTTGAGTTTTCAGGAAAGGATAAATCTGCCATGCAAACCATAATCCAGGCCTTCCTTGAAGGTGCAGGAAAGGGTATAGACGAACTGAAAGAAGCTCAGAAATCTGGAGATAAGGAGCAATTGGGAAAAATAGCGCATCGGATGCTACCCATGTTGAGACAGATGAGCGCCATACATATTACCCCTACTTTACAGAAACTTGAGAGCCATGAAGAAGTGGGAAAAAGTGAATTTGAAAGTATGGAAGAAAGCCTGCGATCACTTATGAAAGACCTCGAAGCAGAAATTACAGTTTGA